The following proteins are co-located in the Bacteroidota bacterium genome:
- a CDS encoding TerD family protein — translation MAINLQKGQKVDISLSNLSVGLGWNPNEGTGHDFDLDASAFMLNGNRMIPSEGHFIFYNQPDSPDTALHHTGDDPTGGNSAEGDDETIMVNLQKVSNDIQEILFVVTIHDADTRRQNFGQVRNSYIRIVDNNNGSEICKYELGEDFSIETAVEFGRLYRRDAGWKFEASGIGYQKDLSFFVEKYYTGQVIK, via the coding sequence ATGGCTATCAATCTGCAAAAAGGCCAAAAAGTTGACATTTCCCTTTCGAATCTCAGTGTAGGTCTGGGCTGGAATCCCAATGAAGGAACAGGACATGATTTCGATCTTGATGCGTCGGCTTTCATGCTTAACGGTAACCGGATGATTCCATCCGAAGGACATTTCATTTTCTACAACCAGCCTGATTCGCCCGATACGGCGCTGCATCACACCGGCGATGACCCGACAGGCGGCAACAGTGCCGAGGGCGACGACGAAACCATTATGGTAAACCTGCAAAAAGTATCGAACGATATTCAGGAGATTCTCTTTGTGGTTACCATTCATGATGCAGATACGCGGCGCCAGAATTTCGGTCAGGTACGCAACTCATACATCCGTATTGTGGACAACAACAACGGTAGTGAGATTTGTAAATACGAGCTTGGAGAAGATTTCTCAATTGAAACAGCGGTTGAATTCGGTCGTCTCTATCGTCGTGATGCCGGCTGGAAGTTTGAGGCTTCAGGTATAGGCTACCAGAAAGACCTTTCTTTCTTTGTAGAGAAGTATTACACCGGACAGGTGATTAAGTAA
- a CDS encoding RidA family protein — protein MKQVITSAGAPAPIGPYSHGILINNMLFISGQVGKDPVTGEIHNSSIEAETTRVMENLKSILTDAGMDFTHVVKTTIFLTDLNNFAKVNAVYGSYFPEGAAYPARETVQVSRLPLDVNVEISMIAIKG, from the coding sequence ATGAAACAGGTTATTACATCAGCCGGTGCTCCCGCACCCATCGGGCCATACAGCCATGGTATTCTCATCAATAATATGCTTTTTATTTCCGGACAGGTAGGTAAAGATCCTGTTACCGGCGAAATACACAACAGCAGCATTGAGGCCGAAACCACACGTGTAATGGAAAACCTCAAAAGCATTCTTACGGATGCGGGTATGGACTTCACACATGTGGTAAAAACCACAATTTTTCTCACCGACCTTAACAATTTTGCAAAAGTAAATGCCGTGTATGGCAGCTATTTCCCCGAAGGCGCCGCCTATCCGGCCCGCGAAACCGTGCAGGTATCGCGTTTGCCGCTTGATGTGAACGTGGAAATTTCGATGATTGCCATAAAAGGCTAA
- the asnB gene encoding asparagine synthase (glutamine-hydrolyzing), whose protein sequence is MCGIAGSISWHESTRHFPGRIARAVAAMHRRGPDAEGVFESSGFALGHARLAIFDTSNASAQPFHSSCGRYVLVFNGEIFNFRNLRENLQSKGVSFRSSGDSEVLLECFKHYGHECLHMLNGFFAFAIADLMQHEIFIARDRFGEKPLLVYRGAHGVCFASTLTALLQFGIPRTLNADALQAYLHLNYVPPQLSIVEHVQPLPPGSWMRIAAHTGKITAQQWYTLPQTTAMPPSFMEAASMLEEKLTVAVARRLEADVPLGAFLSGGIDSSVVAAIGAKLSPGLRTFSIGFPDAPLFDETPFAKQVAAHIGTAHTVFPVTQNDLAHALGDTLAAMDEPFADTSALAVNILSRHVRSQVTVALSGDGADELLGGYHKHRAWHMLLLPQLKHKLVAAGAPLWNMLPASRNSSFGNRVRQLRRFAEGMQLGQAQRYWRWAGYTKHTEALQLLQSHWQRPEALQICHYLPQLDFSSADAMNAMLHADTAFVLPGDMLVKVDRMSMHHSLEVRPPFLDHEVAGWIHSLPAHYKIDAQGQKRLLKAAFAHMLPETIFTRRKQGFEVPVLQWLRTDLHEELLDLCAPDTIRNQGIFSHDVLQALFRQLHSTAPADAAARVWGIYVFQKKYAEIFTNEY, encoded by the coding sequence ATGTGCGGCATTGCAGGCAGTATCAGCTGGCACGAAAGTACCCGGCATTTTCCCGGGCGCATTGCGCGTGCCGTAGCGGCCATGCACCGGCGCGGGCCTGATGCGGAGGGTGTTTTCGAAAGCAGCGGCTTTGCGCTTGGTCACGCGCGGCTGGCAATTTTTGATACCAGCAATGCCTCCGCGCAGCCGTTTCACTCCTCATGCGGACGTTATGTGCTGGTGTTTAACGGCGAAATTTTCAATTTCCGCAACCTGCGCGAAAATCTGCAAAGCAAAGGTGTTTCTTTCCGCAGCAGCGGCGATTCGGAAGTGTTGCTCGAATGCTTCAAACACTATGGCCATGAGTGCCTGCACATGCTCAATGGCTTTTTTGCATTTGCCATTGCCGATCTGATGCAACACGAAATTTTCATTGCCCGCGACCGTTTCGGTGAAAAGCCGCTGCTGGTGTATCGCGGGGCGCATGGGGTTTGTTTTGCATCCACGCTCACTGCTTTGCTGCAATTTGGCATTCCGCGCACGCTCAATGCCGATGCCTTGCAGGCTTATCTGCATCTCAATTACGTACCGCCGCAGCTGAGTATTGTGGAACATGTGCAGCCTTTGCCGCCCGGAAGCTGGATGCGCATTGCCGCTCACACCGGCAAAATAACAGCGCAGCAATGGTACACCTTGCCTCAGACCACCGCTATGCCGCCTTCATTTATGGAAGCGGCCAGCATGCTGGAGGAAAAACTTACTGTTGCTGTAGCCCGAAGGCTTGAAGCCGATGTGCCGCTGGGCGCATTCCTCAGCGGCGGCATCGATTCGAGCGTGGTGGCGGCGATTGGTGCGAAGCTTTCGCCCGGACTGCGCACATTCTCTATCGGTTTTCCCGATGCACCGCTTTTCGATGAAACACCGTTTGCAAAGCAGGTGGCCGCACACATCGGCACTGCGCATACTGTTTTTCCTGTTACACAAAATGATCTTGCGCATGCGCTTGGCGATACGCTTGCAGCCATGGACGAGCCTTTTGCCGATACTTCGGCGCTCGCGGTAAACATACTCAGCCGCCATGTGCGCAGTCAGGTAACCGTGGCCCTTTCGGGCGATGGTGCCGACGAATTGCTGGGTGGCTACCACAAACACCGCGCCTGGCACATGCTGCTGCTGCCGCAGCTCAAGCACAAACTGGTGGCCGCCGGTGCGCCGTTATGGAATATGTTGCCTGCTTCGCGCAATTCGTCGTTTGGCAACCGTGTGCGCCAGCTCCGCCGCTTTGCCGAAGGCATGCAGCTTGGTCAGGCACAACGCTACTGGCGCTGGGCCGGTTACACAAAGCATACAGAAGCACTGCAACTCCTGCAGTCGCACTGGCAACGCCCCGAAGCATTGCAAATCTGTCATTATCTCCCTCAGCTTGATTTCAGCAGCGCCGATGCCATGAATGCCATGCTGCATGCGGATACCGCTTTTGTGCTTCCCGGCGACATGCTGGTGAAAGTGGATCGCATGAGCATGCACCACAGCCTCGAAGTGCGTCCGCCATTCCTCGATCACGAAGTGGCCGGCTGGATCCATTCGCTGCCCGCGCACTACAAAATTGATGCGCAAGGCCAGAAACGCCTGCTTAAAGCCGCATTTGCACACATGCTGCCCGAAACCATTTTCACACGCCGCAAACAAGGTTTTGAAGTGCCCGTGCTGCAATGGCTCCGGACTGATCTGCATGAAGAACTTCTCGATTTATGCGCTCCAGACACGATCCGCAATCAGGGCATATTCAGCCACGATGTACTTCAGGCACTTTTCAGGCAGCTGCATTCAACCGCTCCCGCCGACGCTGCAGCGCGGGTTTGGGGCATCTATGTGTTTCAAAAAAAGTATGCGGAAATTTTCACAAATGAATATTAA
- a CDS encoding class I SAM-dependent methyltransferase, which translates to MNNAEAENTWYKNWFDSPYYHILYHKRNDEEAAQFITRLHQLLNPAAGSKVLDLACGRGRHSLVLHSLGLDVTGIDLSPSSIATASESETDKLAFYVHDMRRPFRIRYYDIVFNLFTSFGYFDSERDNRQVLESVYKGLKPDGMLVIDFLNAEWVKGCLTQKSEYTETASGIDFSIKKETDGKFIYKTIHFQDNKISYNFREKVQLLGLRDFEKLMEGLFEITQVYGNYDLSAFDENASPRLILIVRKR; encoded by the coding sequence ATGAATAACGCCGAGGCTGAAAATACGTGGTACAAAAACTGGTTCGACAGTCCGTATTACCACATACTCTATCATAAACGTAATGATGAGGAAGCCGCGCAGTTTATTACCCGTCTTCATCAGTTGCTCAATCCCGCAGCAGGCAGCAAAGTGCTTGACCTCGCCTGTGGCCGTGGGCGTCACTCTTTAGTGCTGCATAGTCTGGGATTAGATGTAACGGGAATTGATTTATCTCCTTCCAGCATAGCCACCGCATCTGAATCAGAAACAGATAAACTGGCGTTTTATGTACATGATATGCGCCGCCCGTTCCGTATCAGGTATTACGATATTGTGTTCAACCTGTTTACCAGTTTCGGTTATTTCGATTCGGAGCGCGATAACCGTCAGGTGCTGGAATCTGTTTATAAAGGGTTGAAGCCGGATGGCATGCTTGTAATTGATTTTCTGAATGCGGAATGGGTGAAGGGCTGTTTAACCCAGAAAAGCGAATATACCGAAACAGCATCAGGAATAGACTTTTCCATTAAGAAGGAAACAGATGGAAAGTTTATTTATAAAACAATTCATTTTCAGGACAATAAAATATCATATAATTTCCGTGAAAAGGTGCAGTTGCTTGGTTTGCGTGATTTTGAAAAGCTGATGGAAGGTTTGTTTGAAATTACGCAGGTTTACGGGAATTATGATTTAAGTGCATTTGATGAAAATGCTTCGCCCCGTTTGATTCTCATTGTCCGTAAACGCTGA
- a CDS encoding ZIP family metal transporter, with amino-acid sequence MFFTAAVILLSALVSGLLMLVFRVPRKPLRLLLGFSGAFLLALSLLHLIPELYHEGGSNTGIWILSGFLIQVLLEYITAGVEHGHDLTHSHSHSHDHPHAHDHSHDHSHVRHIVPAGVLIGLCLHAFLEGMPLGSEAVGEALFPPFVLGIVLHNIPIAIAFAGLMLHLGISRRRIVLNLLLFAAMTPAGMLASYFIGTQLTGGLTPYFHAITAVVVGIFLHISTTILFESSENHRFNAIKFFIILLGAAAAWLVTIAAAHG; translated from the coding sequence ATGTTTTTCACCGCAGCAGTCATATTGCTTTCGGCATTGGTGAGCGGATTGCTCATGCTGGTTTTTCGTGTGCCGCGAAAGCCGCTCAGGCTGCTGCTTGGGTTTAGCGGTGCGTTTCTGCTTGCATTGAGTTTGCTGCACCTTATTCCCGAATTGTATCATGAAGGCGGATCGAATACGGGAATTTGGATACTTTCCGGCTTTCTCATTCAGGTGTTGCTCGAATACATTACGGCTGGTGTAGAACACGGGCATGATCTTACGCACAGTCATTCGCATTCGCACGATCACCCGCACGCACACGATCATTCACACGATCATTCACATGTGCGGCATATTGTGCCTGCAGGTGTGCTTATCGGGTTGTGTCTTCATGCTTTTCTGGAAGGTATGCCGCTGGGTTCGGAAGCGGTGGGGGAGGCGTTGTTTCCTCCGTTTGTGCTGGGCATCGTGCTGCATAACATTCCCATTGCCATTGCTTTTGCCGGACTCATGCTGCATCTGGGCATAAGCCGCCGGCGCATCGTGCTTAATCTTTTGTTGTTTGCAGCCATGACACCTGCCGGTATGCTGGCGAGCTATTTCATTGGCACACAACTTACCGGCGGACTAACGCCCTACTTCCATGCCATAACGGCTGTGGTGGTGGGTATTTTTCTGCATATCTCCACCACAATTTTGTTTGAATCGTCAGAAAATCACCGGTTCAACGCCATCAAGTTTTTTATCATTCTGCTGGGGGCTGCGGCTGCCTGGTTAGTCACTATTGCTGCTGCACATGGCTGA
- a CDS encoding class I SAM-dependent RNA methyltransferase, whose translation MVAKTMPGLETELARELLKIGARNIEEHRRAVSFVGDKGTMYKANYLLRTALRVLMPVEQFEARNEQELYDGIRRIDWEQWMGPDDTLAVDATANSEFFDHTFYLAQKTKDAIVDQFRDKHGRRPSVEKFSPTLRINIHVNDASVTVSLDSSGDSLHKRGYREDTGRAPLNEVLAAGMIALSGWNKRSRLIDPMCGSGTLVIEAALLATNVPAGWFRESFGFQRWRDFEPELWEKITEGAISRINNETVEILGSDVSYNVLRKARENIKLAKVDDIVKTACQNFFDSEPPEQGAGMLILNPPYGERMAQDDVTELYKQIGDTLKKKYAGYQAWMITSNPDGLRAVGLRPSRKIALWNGPLECRFVRYDLYEGTKKIHKLR comes from the coding sequence ATGGTGGCCAAAACAATGCCCGGACTCGAAACCGAACTTGCCCGCGAACTTTTGAAAATTGGTGCGCGCAATATCGAGGAACACCGCCGTGCGGTGAGCTTTGTAGGCGACAAGGGCACGATGTACAAAGCGAACTATCTGCTGCGTACAGCGCTGCGTGTGCTTATGCCGGTTGAGCAATTTGAAGCACGCAACGAGCAGGAACTGTACGACGGGATTCGCCGTATCGACTGGGAGCAGTGGATGGGGCCTGATGATACGCTGGCCGTTGATGCTACGGCCAATTCTGAATTTTTCGATCACACCTTTTACCTCGCGCAGAAAACGAAAGATGCCATCGTGGATCAGTTTCGTGATAAGCATGGTCGCCGGCCTTCGGTCGAAAAATTTTCGCCCACGCTGCGCATAAATATTCATGTGAATGATGCTTCGGTAACGGTTTCGCTCGACAGTTCGGGCGATTCGCTGCACAAGCGCGGTTATCGTGAAGATACCGGACGTGCTCCGCTCAACGAGGTACTGGCAGCGGGTATGATTGCGCTTTCGGGCTGGAACAAACGTTCGCGTTTAATTGATCCGATGTGTGGTTCAGGTACATTGGTTATTGAAGCGGCCTTGCTGGCTACCAACGTGCCGGCAGGCTGGTTCCGCGAATCGTTCGGCTTTCAGCGCTGGCGCGATTTTGAACCTGAGCTTTGGGAAAAAATTACCGAAGGTGCAATAAGCCGCATCAACAACGAAACCGTTGAAATTCTGGGCAGCGACGTATCCTACAACGTGCTGCGCAAAGCCCGCGAAAATATCAAGCTGGCTAAGGTGGATGATATTGTAAAAACCGCCTGCCAGAATTTCTTCGACAGCGAGCCGCCCGAACAGGGAGCAGGCATGCTCATTCTCAATCCACCCTACGGCGAACGTATGGCACAGGATGATGTAACTGAGCTTTACAAGCAAATTGGCGATACGCTGAAGAAGAAGTATGCCGGCTATCAGGCCTGGATGATTACATCAAACCCTGATGGATTAAGGGCAGTGGGGCTTCGCCCGTCGCGCAAAATAGCACTGTGGAACGGTCCGCTCGAATGCCGCTTTGTGCGTTATGATCTTTACGAAGGCACCAAGAAAATTCATAAGCTTCGTTAA
- the pfkA gene encoding 6-phosphofructokinase: protein MKTIAVFTSGGDSPGMNACVRAVVRTALSKDLRVFGIRYGYEGMIEGDIVEMDAASVANIIHRGGTILKTARSKRFMTPEGRQQAKTELEKRGIEGVVAIGGDGTFRGAVAFSEISSIPFIGCPGTIDNDLAGTDYTIGFDTAINTVVEAVDRIRDTAESHNRVFIVEVMGRDAGLIALYSGIGTGAEGILIPESPNDLQVVINRLANSRSGKQSKIIVVAEGDEAGGAFKVGDAVKANFPELDVRVTILGHIQRGGAPTCMERVNASRMGYAAVDALLNGHSHEMVGIINNKIAFTPFKDAVKHILEPDKALLKMVGVLAR from the coding sequence ATGAAAACTATAGCCGTGTTTACCTCCGGTGGTGATTCGCCGGGAATGAATGCCTGCGTGCGTGCAGTGGTTCGTACAGCCCTGAGTAAGGATTTGCGTGTATTCGGCATCCGTTACGGGTACGAAGGAATGATAGAAGGTGATATTGTGGAGATGGATGCCGCTTCGGTAGCCAACATCATTCATCGTGGCGGCACCATTCTGAAAACCGCCCGCAGTAAGCGGTTTATGACGCCCGAAGGCAGGCAGCAGGCCAAAACCGAATTGGAGAAGCGCGGAATTGAAGGCGTGGTAGCCATTGGCGGCGATGGAACCTTCCGCGGCGCAGTGGCGTTTTCCGAAATAAGCAGCATCCCCTTCATCGGTTGCCCGGGTACAATTGATAATGACCTTGCGGGCACCGATTACACCATTGGCTTTGATACAGCCATAAACACCGTAGTGGAAGCGGTTGACCGAATACGCGACACGGCCGAGTCGCACAACCGTGTGTTTATTGTAGAAGTAATGGGGCGCGATGCAGGGCTTATTGCATTGTACAGCGGCATTGGTACCGGAGCCGAAGGCATTCTCATTCCCGAATCGCCCAACGATTTGCAGGTGGTGATTAATCGTCTGGCTAATTCGCGCAGCGGCAAACAATCGAAAATAATTGTAGTGGCTGAGGGCGATGAAGCCGGTGGCGCATTTAAGGTAGGTGATGCCGTAAAGGCAAACTTTCCTGAGCTGGATGTACGCGTAACCATTCTCGGTCACATCCAGCGCGGAGGCGCACCCACGTGTATGGAACGTGTAAACGCCAGCCGCATGGGCTACGCAGCTGTTGATGCTTTATTAAACGGACATAGCCATGAGATGGTGGGCATAATAAATAACAAAATTGCATTTACTCCCTTTAAAGACGCCGTAAAACATATTCTCGAACCGGATAAGGCCCTGCTTAAAATGGTAGGTGTACTTGCCCGCTGA
- a CDS encoding ORF6N domain-containing protein, protein MKRFPPDFMFQLTREEAAELQRNSPGRKWGGSRKQPFVFTEQGVAMLSGILNSERAISVNIQIMRIFCKVRQMITDHTLLGFELEELKKKISEQDQRIFSIIGYLEALRKKTDSAPRRARIGYKLPSETDKT, encoded by the coding sequence ATCAAGCGTTTTCCGCCTGATTTTATGTTTCAGCTTACACGTGAAGAAGCTGCCGAGTTGCAACGCAACTCACCCGGACGCAAATGGGGAGGCTCCAGAAAACAGCCTTTTGTTTTTACAGAACAAGGGGTGGCTATGCTTTCTGGCATATTAAACAGTGAGCGTGCCATATCTGTAAATATTCAGATTATGAGAATATTCTGTAAAGTGCGGCAAATGATTACAGATCACACATTGCTTGGTTTTGAACTCGAAGAACTGAAGAAAAAAATATCGGAACAAGATCAGCGTATCTTCTCAATAATAGGTTATCTCGAAGCACTCAGAAAGAAAACCGACAGTGCGCCACGAAGAGCGAGAATAGGGTATAAACTACCTTCGGAAACCGATAAAACTTGA
- a CDS encoding SDR family oxidoreductase, with amino-acid sequence MSSEKISRKKIVLTGGAGFIGSALAFQLVERNYDVIVLDNLLTGNYDNIRELAEGGLIHFVNGDIRDYSICEAVMKGADVVLHQAALGSVPRSIAQPLNTHSINIDGFVNVLEAARMAGVKRFIYASSSSVYGNDASSPKTETVLGAPLSPYALTKSVNEQYARLYAGLYDMEIIGLRYFNVFGPRQNPEGAYAAVIPLFITQMLTGKTPVIYGDGLTTRDFTYVDNVVEANLHALSVEHIPSGVEPVFNIACGATTSLLDLYAMVARATGFTSQPVFLPERKGDIRQSFASVAAAGKYLNYTPAISLEEGIQRTVNWYRSLLNKV; translated from the coding sequence ATGTCATCAGAAAAAATTTCCCGTAAAAAAATTGTGTTAACAGGAGGAGCCGGTTTTATTGGTTCCGCATTAGCCTTTCAATTGGTTGAGCGGAATTATGATGTTATTGTGCTCGATAATCTGTTGACTGGGAATTATGATAATATCAGGGAATTAGCTGAAGGCGGGCTGATTCACTTTGTGAATGGGGATATCAGAGATTACAGTATCTGCGAAGCAGTGATGAAGGGGGCCGATGTTGTTTTACACCAGGCTGCTTTAGGTTCAGTACCGCGCAGCATTGCTCAGCCGCTTAATACACATTCAATCAATATTGATGGCTTTGTGAATGTGCTGGAAGCGGCACGTATGGCCGGTGTGAAGCGGTTTATTTATGCTTCCTCCTCATCGGTTTACGGTAATGATGCTTCAAGTCCCAAGACAGAAACTGTTCTTGGCGCTCCGCTTTCTCCTTATGCGCTCACCAAATCGGTGAATGAGCAATATGCCCGATTGTATGCCGGTTTGTATGACATGGAAATAATCGGCCTGCGATACTTTAACGTCTTTGGTCCGAGGCAGAACCCTGAGGGGGCATACGCCGCAGTAATTCCATTGTTTATTACACAAATGCTTACCGGTAAAACACCGGTCATTTATGGCGATGGTCTTACCACCCGCGATTTTACCTATGTCGATAATGTGGTAGAGGCCAATCTCCATGCACTTTCAGTTGAACATATCCCTTCAGGCGTAGAGCCCGTATTTAATATTGCATGCGGTGCCACTACCAGTTTGCTTGATTTATATGCAATGGTAGCACGTGCAACAGGATTTACTTCACAACCTGTATTTCTGCCCGAACGCAAAGGCGATATACGGCAAAGTTTTGCCTCTGTGGCGGCTGCGGGGAAATACCTCAATTATACCCCTGCAATCTCGCTCGAAGAAGGAATTCAGCGCACCGTAAACTGGTATCGCAGCCTACTTAACAAAGTTTAG
- a CDS encoding YfhO family protein, with protein sequence MNTKRYLPHIAALLIFFVVLVFFLNPIVFGGKSIKQGDIYNHAGMSKEIVDYRKAHPGEEPLWTNSMFGGMPAYQISTLYPGNIINSIHVGFLRMMSVPFFALFMSMVGFYFLLVTLRINPWLCIGAAVAFGLASYTVIILQAGHNSKAFAMAYMAPVIAGVFITLRGRLLLGAVITALALAFELAAGHLQITYYLAILLLLLGLGEAIRLIREGKIVYLAKSGAVLAVAVVLAVLPNITSLYLTNEYGKETTRGRSELTLDSKTESKTEDGLGIGYATQWSYGVGESFTLLIPDFNGGASDNIADYDKEALKKASDVNQRESIGQSFTAYFGDQPFTSGPVYVGAIFCFLFVLGLLIVKDQIKWWLLAATVVSIMFSWGSNAEGLTEFLFHNLPGYNKFRAVSMILVIACITIPILAMLAVKEIMDNPDVFKSGKRSFWIALGITGGITFLVSITPSSFVTPVKDSEIGQVRSAYEKQGVPLSEVDPLIASLEEVRLGLVSSDAMRSTLFIVMAAGLLFAYSRFRFNVFFLAGGMLVLFMVDLMPVASRYLSQKRGHYEKRTTKEINFSMSASDELILQDKDPDYRVLNLAANIWNDASTSYFHKSVGGYHGAKLKRIQELYEWAMENDIKQFRIEASKAQSDSAVQAALASAATLNMLNTRYLIVNDEGGVIKNSNACGNAWFVSNIKKVANADSEMVAVQNFNPRTTAVVDQRFEKQLAGLIPAADSTASIKLLSYAPNKLTYESNSSKEQLAVFSEIYYPHGWNAYVDGKLTEHFRADYVLRAMRVPAGKHTVEFRFEPEFYSKGEMISKISSLILLVLLLGVGFLEIRKNKKQEQNQSPKTV encoded by the coding sequence ATGAATACAAAACGGTATTTACCACACATCGCTGCACTGCTTATTTTCTTTGTTGTACTTGTTTTTTTCCTGAACCCGATTGTGTTTGGCGGAAAAAGCATTAAGCAGGGTGATATTTACAATCACGCAGGGATGTCGAAAGAGATTGTGGATTACCGCAAAGCGCATCCGGGTGAAGAGCCGCTCTGGACAAATTCGATGTTTGGAGGTATGCCGGCTTACCAGATTTCCACACTTTATCCGGGCAATATCATCAACAGTATCCATGTCGGGTTTCTCCGGATGATGTCGGTGCCCTTTTTCGCGCTGTTTATGAGCATGGTGGGTTTTTATTTTCTGCTTGTCACACTGCGCATAAATCCCTGGCTGTGTATAGGTGCTGCCGTGGCATTCGGGCTGGCCAGTTATACCGTAATTATTCTGCAGGCCGGCCACAACTCCAAAGCTTTCGCAATGGCTTATATGGCTCCGGTAATTGCCGGTGTATTCATCACACTCAGAGGGCGTTTGCTGTTGGGGGCCGTAATTACGGCGCTTGCTCTCGCATTCGAGTTGGCAGCAGGCCACTTGCAAATAACCTATTATCTGGCCATTTTGCTTTTACTTCTTGGCCTTGGCGAAGCGATTCGCCTTATTCGCGAAGGGAAAATTGTATATCTGGCCAAGTCCGGCGCTGTACTTGCCGTTGCCGTTGTGCTTGCCGTGCTTCCCAACATTACCAGCCTCTATCTCACCAACGAGTACGGAAAGGAAACCACACGCGGCAGGTCAGAACTTACACTCGATTCGAAAACCGAAAGCAAAACGGAAGATGGTCTTGGAATTGGCTATGCCACTCAATGGAGTTACGGGGTTGGCGAATCGTTCACACTCCTGATCCCAGACTTTAATGGCGGTGCTTCGGATAACATTGCCGATTACGACAAAGAGGCGCTGAAAAAAGCGAGTGACGTAAACCAACGCGAATCTATCGGCCAGAGTTTTACAGCCTATTTCGGTGATCAGCCTTTTACAAGCGGACCAGTTTATGTAGGAGCAATTTTCTGCTTCCTTTTTGTGCTCGGATTGCTCATAGTAAAAGATCAGATTAAATGGTGGCTGCTTGCTGCTACAGTGGTTTCCATCATGTTTTCCTGGGGAAGCAATGCTGAAGGACTCACCGAGTTTTTATTTCACAATCTTCCCGGGTATAATAAGTTCCGCGCTGTTTCCATGATACTGGTAATTGCCTGCATTACCATTCCTATACTTGCTATGCTGGCAGTGAAGGAAATTATGGATAATCCGGATGTATTTAAGTCTGGCAAAAGATCATTCTGGATTGCATTGGGCATAACCGGAGGGATAACATTCCTTGTAAGTATCACGCCTTCGTCATTTGTAACACCTGTAAAAGACAGTGAAATTGGTCAGGTGCGTTCAGCCTATGAAAAACAGGGAGTTCCTCTTAGTGAAGTCGATCCTCTCATTGCATCGCTTGAGGAAGTGCGTCTCGGTCTGGTATCTTCTGATGCCATGCGTTCAACGCTGTTTATCGTAATGGCTGCGGGATTGCTGTTTGCGTATTCACGTTTCCGCTTCAATGTTTTTTTCCTTGCAGGTGGTATGCTGGTGCTATTTATGGTGGATTTAATGCCTGTTGCTTCGCGTTACCTTAGCCAGAAACGCGGCCACTACGAAAAACGCACCACCAAAGAAATAAACTTCAGTATGTCGGCCTCTGATGAGCTGATTTTACAGGATAAAGATCCTGATTACCGTGTACTCAATCTGGCGGCCAATATCTGGAATGATGCTTCTACCTCTTATTTCCATAAGTCGGTAGGAGGCTATCACGGTGCCAAACTCAAGCGCATTCAGGAATTGTATGAGTGGGCCATGGAAAACGACATTAAGCAGTTCCGCATCGAGGCTTCAAAGGCTCAGTCAGACTCCGCGGTGCAGGCAGCACTTGCTTCAGCAGCCACACTCAATATGCTGAATACCCGCTACCTGATTGTAAATGATGAAGGTGGTGTAATTAAAAACAGTAATGCCTGCGGAAATGCCTGGTTTGTGAGCAACATCAAAAAGGTAGCCAATGCCGACAGTGAAATGGTGGCCGTACAGAATTTCAATCCCCGCACCACCGCAGTGGTTGATCAGCGTTTCGAAAAACAGCTTGCCGGATTAATTCCAGCAGCTGATTCTACCGCCAGCATCAAACTGCTTAGCTACGCACCCAACAAGCTCACTTACGAGAGTAATTCATCGAAAGAGCAACTGGCAGTATTCTCTGAGATTTATTACCCGCATGGCTGGAATGCTTATGTGGATGGTAAATTAACCGAGCATTTCCGTGCCGACTATGTGCTTCGCGCCATGCGCGTTCCGGCCGGAAAACATACTGTTGAATTCCGTTTTGAACCTGAGTTTTATTCGAAAGGGGAGATGATTTCAAAAATCTCTTCTTTGATTTTGTTGGTGTTACTGTTGGGAGTCGGGTTTCTTGAAATCAGAAAAAATAAAAAGCAGGAACAAAATCAATCACCGAAAACCGTCTAA